Below is a genomic region from Candidatus Binatus sp..
AGAAAGTAGGTATCGTGGCGGGAGGTCAAAATCGAATGAGACGCGCTCGATTCACAGTTTCAATTGCGTTGCCGCTCGCGACGCTGGCGATAACGATCGTAGTGGGCGGCGCCGCATCCGCGCAGACGATGGGCGAATACGCGAGCACGACGGCGATGTCCACCGCGCGCAAGCCCGCTGCGGCCGCGATGCCTGAGCATCGCACCTGGGAGACCAACAAGTGGGGCGGCAGCTTCAGCGACCGCGTGGGGAAGGGTTCGGGCGGCGATTTTTCATCGCGCGCATCGGCCGGCAAAGGCGAGACCAGCAACGAATCGCGATGGCCCGGTTCGTCGATCGGCGAGATGAAAACGGGCGATACGAAACGATTCGATAGCGGCGAGCGGTTCAAGAGCGACGAGAAACGTTTCGCCGGATCCGAGCGCACCCGCTTCGGCGGCGACAAGGATCGCTTCGCGCCGTCAAGGTTCCACGACAACCAGGGCCTCGACGAGCGTTACAACAGTTCGGGACTCGACACGCGCTATTCAGACCACTAGATCACTGACGCCCGGGGCGATCCGCGCCGGCAGCGAGTGATTTTCGGCGGTCGGCGATCCAGTCGGAGAGCATCGCGCGATCGGCGTCATTCATGCTGGCCGCAGGATGCGTCGCGATGTAGTACCACGGCGGCATCGCGCCGCTTTTGAGTAATCGCGCAATATTCTCTAGCTTGCGATCTTCGGTGCCCGGGTCGGTCGCATAATCCTGCCACGCCGAGAAGTTCAGGCGGCGGCGGCCTGCGGCGACCTCGCCGCGAACCCAGAATGAAATGGGCGGCAGGTAGCTGTACCACGGCCATCGAGTCTGATCGGAATGGCAATCGTAGCAGGCGCGCTGAAGGATTTCGTGGACTGGCGCGGGCGCGCGCAATTCACGCGCGGGAAGTTCGGGTTGCGCGGCGCACAGCGATTTTGCGGCGATTAGGATTGCGGCGGCGACCATCGCCGCGATACACGGAAGAATTATCGTGAAATCGGGACGCCGCGAATCAGCGCGAGACAATCTGCCCCTTAACGGCGCCGTTGCTGAAATCGTCCACGAACGCATAACTGCCCGGCGACAGCGGCGGCAGATTCACCGTGATGGTCTGACCCGGCTGCACGACCCGCTCGCGGTTCAATTCGAAGCTCTCGAACTCGATCACGGCGTCGCCCAGGTTGGTGACCTGCAGCTTGACCGGCGTGTTCGCGGGCAAGGTGAGGCTGGCCGGCTCGACGCGTCCATTGTGAAAGTTCAACCGGGAATAATCGTCGTCCGCGCGCGACGTCGAGGGCACAGCGATGGCGGCGAGCAGGGAGGCAAGGGCAATCGCGAGAGTCGCGGAATTGGCTGATCGGTTTGGCATCGAATGGTCCCGCTAACGAGATTGAGAATGATTCTCATTTACGACAACGCCGCCCGATTGTCAAGCGCGATCATTCTCCGTTCGGCGAGCGCGATCATTGCGCGAGAGGCGGCGGCGCGAACGTGATCTTGCCATCGATGATGATGAGCCTCAAACCTCCCACCATTCCCCGTCATTTGCTGGCTGTACATTTGGGAAAAAGCTCCGAAAGCGCTGGGGAGCGAAGCTGTGAATTGGAACGAGGCGCTTTGGCTCAAGCGCTTTCACCAGACGTTTCAAATCAGAGATGCCGGCGTGGCCCGACGTGTGGTGAATCTCGAAGGCCACTTTGCGGGTCACACACCAGGCCTGAAGATCAAATCCGTCTCGCTCCAGGTAACCCGGCCAAAGCGAATAGAAAAGCTTGGCTCCTCGCAGCGCATTCTCGAGGTCAGCCGCCATCGATGGCCGAAAGATCATCATCAAGTCGCTCGCACACCTCGCGATCTCTTCAGGGTAGATCCGTTTAGGATAGTATGGAGCTACCAGGTCGAAGCTCTTCTCTCGTACGATCCGCCGTTTCATTGCTGAGGGCAGAAAAACCCGCAAATCATTGCCGCGGGGACTAGGCAAACTCTTGCGCCCGAGCGCGTCAAGAATGTGTGCCAGATATAGGTCAGCGACGAAGGTCCGGCCAGCACGCTTGCTCGCTTTGAAGAAGGTTACAAATCGATCGATGTTCTGAGCGGAAAAGTAAGCGAGCGCCAAGCCGGGCGTGACTTTCAGGCTTTCAAAAATCTCTCGCTCCAGCTCAGCTTCC
It encodes:
- a CDS encoding heme-binding domain-containing protein; the protein is MSRADSRRPDFTIILPCIAAMVAAAILIAAKSLCAAQPELPARELRAPAPVHEILQRACYDCHSDQTRWPWYSYLPPISFWVRGEVAAGRRRLNFSAWQDYATDPGTEDRKLENIARLLKSGAMPPWYYIATHPAASMNDADRAMLSDWIADRRKSLAAGADRPGRQ
- a CDS encoding cupredoxin domain-containing protein, encoding MPNRSANSATLAIALASLLAAIAVPSTSRADDDYSRLNFHNGRVEPASLTLPANTPVKLQVTNLGDAVIEFESFELNRERVVQPGQTITVNLPPLSPGSYAFVDDFSNGAVKGQIVSR
- a CDS encoding MBL fold metallo-hydrolase yields the protein MRVRIHRGTKEVGGNCIELSSGGKTLLLDMGMPLTAPDPANVKLPQIEGLQVEDRNFLGIVVSHPHFDHYGLIQKARSSTRVFIGSDAEKILRAAIPFGSFGVVFQNVTHYQHRVCFEVGPFKITPFLNDHSAFDAYSFLVEADGQSLFYSADLRGHGRKARLFDQFLKTAPKPVDVLLMEGTTIGRENGKEVAKSEAELEREIFESLKVTPGLALAYFSAQNIDRFVTFFKASKRAGRTFVADLYLAHILDALGRKSLPSPRGNDLRVFLPSAMKRRIVREKSFDLVAPYYPKRIYPEEIARCASDLMMIFRPSMAADLENALRGAKLFYSLWPGYLERDGFDLQAWCVTRKVAFEIHHTSGHAGISDLKRLVKALEPKRLVPIHSFAPQRFRSFFPNVQPANDGEWWEV